One stretch of Nocardia mangyaensis DNA includes these proteins:
- a CDS encoding TIGR00730 family Rossman fold protein, with protein MSAPYSVCVYCSASTDEPALISLAARVGTEIARRGWQLVSGGGHVSMMGAVATAARAGGAHTIGVIPKHLVHREVADVDADELLVTDTMRQRKQLMEARADAFLTLPGGIGTLEEFFETWTGGYLGEHTKPVVVLDADGFYEGLFRWIDGLSERRIVAREARDRITVVADLPAAFAALRPAAATGVGDRREH; from the coding sequence GTGAGTGCGCCCTACTCCGTCTGCGTCTACTGCTCGGCAAGCACCGACGAACCCGCCCTGATCAGCCTGGCCGCCCGGGTCGGCACCGAGATCGCCCGGCGCGGTTGGCAACTGGTCTCCGGCGGCGGTCACGTGTCGATGATGGGCGCGGTCGCCACCGCGGCCCGTGCCGGTGGCGCGCACACCATCGGCGTGATCCCCAAGCATCTGGTGCACCGCGAGGTCGCCGATGTCGACGCCGACGAACTGCTCGTCACCGACACCATGCGCCAGCGCAAACAGCTGATGGAGGCGCGCGCCGACGCCTTCCTCACCCTGCCCGGCGGGATCGGCACGCTCGAGGAATTCTTCGAGACGTGGACCGGCGGCTACCTCGGCGAACACACCAAACCCGTGGTCGTCCTCGATGCCGACGGGTTCTATGAAGGATTGTTTCGCTGGATCGACGGTTTGTCCGAGCGCAGAATCGTGGCGCGGGAGGCGCGCGACCGCATCACCGTGGTCGCCGACCTGCCCGCTGCGTTCGCCGCGCTGCGACCGGCCGCGGCCACAGGGGTAGGAGATCGACGTGAGCACTGA
- the tatB gene encoding Sec-independent protein translocase protein TatB: MFSNIGWGEMMILLVAALVILGPERLPGAVRWTVDSLRQVRDYASGATTQLKQELGPEFDDLRKPLAQLNELRAMSPRAAVTKHLLGGDDSVLRDLESAVPDKQQLFGTSSGMPEMLAKPSLQKPLDRNERPPIDFDAT; encoded by the coding sequence GTGTTCAGCAACATCGGCTGGGGCGAGATGATGATTCTGCTCGTCGCCGCCCTCGTGATCCTCGGCCCGGAGCGCCTGCCCGGCGCTGTCCGCTGGACTGTCGATTCTCTGCGCCAGGTCCGCGACTACGCCAGCGGCGCGACCACGCAGCTCAAGCAGGAACTCGGCCCGGAGTTCGACGATCTGCGCAAGCCGCTGGCCCAGCTGAACGAGCTGCGCGCGATGAGCCCGCGCGCGGCGGTGACCAAACACCTGCTCGGCGGTGACGATTCGGTGCTGCGCGACCTGGAGAGCGCCGTGCCGGACAAGCAGCAGTTGTTCGGCACCAGCAGCGGTATGCCGGAGATGCTCGCGAAGCCGTCGCTGCAGAAGCCGCTGGACCGCAACGAGCGCCCACCGATCGACTTCGACGCGACCTGA
- a CDS encoding XdhC family protein has translation MRDVLGQLLDLLADQPVALARIVDRTGASPRDTGAAMAVTGDGRVIGSLSGGCVESAVLTAAAQVLLDGQASLERFAAADELAVGLPCGGEIEVFVERLDHTDLPRLRALDAALAAHRPAAYATTLESAPDRLLLYPGQRAPWRDLDQDAAALLAAGHSGLIGAQDCTPEAATRPRTFVQVFGSPARMILAGANDYARALTVAAAQLGYRVTVVDARETFTTPARFPAADEVVVDWPHRYLKAEHRAGRIDERTVVCVLTHDPKFDVPMLVSALRLPAIGFLGALGSRRAHTDRARRLREAGLPAGEIARVRSPLGLDLGAHTPEETAISILAQVLAERANASALALSELTGPIHAR, from the coding sequence ATGCGCGATGTCCTCGGGCAGCTGCTCGATCTGCTCGCCGATCAGCCGGTGGCCCTGGCCAGGATCGTCGACCGGACCGGTGCGAGCCCGCGCGATACCGGGGCCGCGATGGCGGTGACCGGAGACGGCCGGGTCATCGGATCGCTGTCGGGCGGGTGCGTCGAATCGGCGGTCCTCACCGCCGCCGCCCAGGTACTGCTGGACGGCCAGGCGAGCCTGGAGCGTTTCGCCGCGGCCGACGAACTCGCGGTCGGCCTGCCGTGCGGCGGCGAGATCGAAGTCTTCGTCGAGCGCCTCGACCACACCGATCTGCCCCGCCTGCGCGCACTGGACGCCGCGCTGGCCGCGCACCGCCCGGCCGCCTACGCCACCACCCTCGAATCCGCTCCCGACCGGTTACTCCTGTACCCCGGCCAGCGGGCGCCGTGGCGCGATCTGGACCAGGATGCCGCCGCCCTGCTCGCCGCGGGCCACAGCGGACTCATCGGGGCCCAGGACTGTACGCCGGAGGCCGCGACCCGTCCGCGCACCTTCGTCCAGGTCTTCGGCTCCCCCGCCCGGATGATCCTGGCGGGCGCCAACGACTACGCCCGGGCCCTCACTGTTGCCGCGGCCCAGCTCGGCTACCGCGTCACCGTCGTCGACGCCCGCGAAACCTTCACCACCCCGGCCCGATTCCCCGCCGCCGACGAGGTCGTGGTCGACTGGCCACACCGCTATCTGAAGGCCGAACATCGCGCGGGCCGCATCGACGAGCGCACCGTGGTCTGCGTTCTCACCCATGACCCGAAGTTCGATGTCCCGATGCTGGTTTCCGCCCTGCGCCTACCCGCGATCGGCTTCCTCGGCGCGCTGGGTTCGCGCCGAGCCCACACCGACCGCGCCCGACGGCTGCGCGAAGCGGGCCTGCCCGCGGGCGAGATCGCCCGTGTCCGCAGCCCCCTCGGCCTGGACCTGGGTGCGCACACTCCCGAGGAAACCGCGATCTCCATCCTGGCCCAGGTACTCGCCGAGCGCGCAAACGCCTCGGCACTGGCGCTTTCAGAGCTGACCGGACCCATCCACGCCCGCTGA
- a CDS encoding long-chain-acyl-CoA synthetase, which yields MSTDARDTVSVTDLARALPSMAKDVPGMLRNARGMLVGPKDKASIGRYFQQVAHRRPDRVFLRFEGRSYTYRAANSEVNRYAAVLSVRGVGRGDVVGVLMTNRPETLFTVLAVLKLGATVGLLNYNQRDQVLAHSIGLLNAVLTVVGEECAEALDSLPEPAGNVLAAEELAEAARTAPDADPAVCDQVTAGERAFLIFTSGTTGLPKASVMTHHRWTKSMAGLGGLGVRLHGGDGMYCCLPLYHNNALTVALSSVLAGEATYVLSRKFSASGFWDEIARERATAFIYIGELCRYLLNQPVRPAEKGNRIRLVVGNGLRPELWDEFRRRFRIGRVVEFYGSSEAPLAFVNAFGLDRTAGLCPLPYAVVEYDDETGKATRGSDGKLRRVSRGGVGLLLAKVNNRQPFDGYTDERASESKLVRDGFKKGDCWFDTGDLVRDQHFWHIAFVDRLGDTFRWKGENVATTEVEGALGHHPSIEQAVVYGVDIPGADGKAGMAAITLHPDAEFDGKALAATVHERLPLYAIPLFVRVVAELEQTSTFKSRKVELRKQGYAPDSESALYVLAGPSKGYVPAYDDYAADVANGKAPR from the coding sequence GTGAGCACTGACGCCCGCGACACCGTGAGCGTGACCGACCTGGCACGCGCGCTGCCGAGCATGGCCAAGGACGTCCCCGGCATGCTGCGCAACGCGCGCGGAATGCTGGTGGGCCCCAAGGACAAAGCCTCCATCGGCCGCTACTTCCAACAGGTCGCCCACCGCAGGCCCGATCGGGTGTTCCTGCGATTCGAGGGCCGCTCCTACACCTATCGCGCCGCCAACAGCGAGGTGAACCGGTACGCGGCAGTGCTTTCCGTGCGCGGGGTCGGTCGCGGTGACGTGGTCGGCGTGCTGATGACCAACCGGCCGGAGACCCTGTTCACCGTGCTCGCGGTGCTCAAGCTGGGCGCCACCGTCGGCCTGCTCAACTACAACCAGCGCGATCAGGTGCTCGCCCACAGCATCGGTCTGCTGAACGCCGTGCTGACCGTGGTCGGCGAGGAATGCGCCGAGGCGCTGGACTCGCTGCCCGAGCCCGCCGGGAACGTGCTCGCCGCCGAGGAACTCGCCGAAGCCGCCCGTACCGCACCGGATGCCGATCCGGCGGTGTGCGACCAGGTCACCGCGGGCGAGCGGGCCTTCCTGATCTTCACCTCCGGCACCACCGGCCTGCCCAAGGCCAGCGTGATGACCCACCATCGCTGGACCAAGAGCATGGCGGGTCTCGGTGGTCTCGGCGTGCGGCTGCACGGTGGGGACGGCATGTACTGCTGTCTGCCGCTCTATCACAACAACGCGCTCACGGTCGCGCTGTCGTCGGTGCTCGCCGGTGAGGCCACCTACGTCCTCTCGCGCAAGTTCTCGGCGTCGGGCTTCTGGGACGAGATCGCCCGCGAGCGCGCGACCGCGTTCATCTACATCGGCGAGCTGTGCCGGTACCTGCTCAACCAGCCGGTGCGGCCCGCCGAGAAGGGCAACCGGATCCGGCTCGTCGTCGGCAACGGCCTGCGGCCCGAACTGTGGGACGAGTTCCGGCGCCGGTTCCGGATCGGACGGGTCGTGGAGTTCTACGGGTCGAGCGAGGCGCCGCTGGCCTTCGTCAACGCCTTCGGCCTCGACCGCACCGCCGGGCTGTGCCCGCTGCCGTACGCCGTCGTCGAGTACGACGACGAGACCGGCAAGGCCACACGCGGATCCGATGGCAAGCTGCGCCGGGTGTCGCGCGGCGGGGTCGGCCTGCTGCTGGCGAAGGTGAACAACCGCCAGCCCTTCGACGGCTACACCGACGAGCGCGCCTCGGAATCGAAGCTCGTCCGCGATGGCTTCAAGAAGGGCGACTGCTGGTTCGACACCGGCGATCTCGTGCGCGATCAGCATTTCTGGCACATCGCGTTCGTCGACCGGCTCGGTGACACCTTCCGCTGGAAGGGCGAGAACGTGGCGACGACCGAGGTCGAGGGCGCGCTCGGACACCACCCGAGCATCGAACAGGCCGTCGTCTACGGCGTCGACATCCCCGGTGCCGACGGCAAGGCGGGCATGGCCGCGATCACCCTGCACCCCGACGCCGAGTTCGACGGCAAGGCGCTGGCGGCGACGGTGCACGAGCGGCTGCCGCTGTACGCGATCCCGCTGTTCGTGCGGGTGGTCGCCGAGCTGGAACAGACCTCGACGTTCAAGAGCCGGAAGGTGGAACTGCGCAAGCAGGGCTACGCACCCGACAGCGAGTCCGCGCTCTACGTGCTGGCCGGACCGTCGAAGGGCTATGTGCCCGCCTACGACGACTACGCCGCCGACGTCGCCAACGGTAAGGCGCCGAGATAG
- a CDS encoding O-methyltransferase: MASNVERNLAYVEESVVEDEVLLDARERATELGAAPVPASVGALLSMYAQMLGARAVVEVGTGAGISGLWLLDGMREDGTLTTIDSEPEHQRAAREAFRTAEIAPARTRLINGRALDVLPRLADGAYDLVFIDAAPMEHPHYVEQGVRLLREGGAFILNNALLGGRVPDQAQRDPATQAVRAATRAIAENPELTSVLIPIGDGLLCASRG; this comes from the coding sequence GTGGCATCGAACGTGGAGCGGAACCTGGCCTATGTGGAGGAGTCCGTCGTCGAGGACGAAGTCCTCCTCGACGCGCGCGAGCGGGCCACCGAGTTGGGCGCCGCGCCCGTCCCGGCCTCGGTCGGCGCGCTGCTGAGCATGTACGCGCAGATGCTCGGCGCCCGCGCGGTCGTCGAAGTGGGCACCGGAGCGGGCATCAGCGGGTTGTGGCTGCTCGACGGCATGCGCGAGGACGGCACGCTCACCACGATCGATTCCGAACCCGAGCATCAGCGCGCGGCCAGGGAGGCCTTCCGCACCGCCGAGATCGCTCCCGCGCGGACCCGGTTGATCAACGGTCGCGCCCTGGACGTCCTACCCCGCCTGGCCGACGGCGCCTACGACCTGGTCTTCATCGACGCCGCCCCGATGGAACACCCGCACTACGTCGAGCAGGGCGTGCGGCTGCTGCGCGAGGGCGGTGCGTTCATCCTCAACAACGCGCTGCTCGGCGGGCGCGTGCCGGACCAGGCCCAACGTGATCCGGCCACCCAGGCGGTCCGCGCCGCCACCCGCGCGATCGCGGAGAACCCCGAACTCACCAGCGTGCTGATCCCGATCGGTGACGGCCTGCTCTGCGCCTCGCGCGGTTGA
- a CDS encoding S1C family serine protease, which produces MTGESTNSGSAEHSDSGDNRGNLRPSDAPTLGPRPVYRPHIDSHTARAFRRPNGQSGSFGPHDPQRPGATPADQASTQRPPDGVLAEAFARPDGSDELLQREPDADQSRTAVAGPVDPWRDPDAAARLGAPAVKTTPDERLPVAPQLTAREVLFGSRVAPKALALLAVLALAIALVGGLVGRITAETASTLTSRKVTLDQSSGIETPHSPIAAVADAVLPSVVSIRATAGDNGATGSGVVVDGAGYIVTNNHVISIAATDKSGRSAIQVQFSDGTRVPAQIVGRDPKTDLAVLKVEAKNLTVADLGRSDDVQVGDEVLAIGSPLELSKTVTSGIVSALHRPVKLGGEGTDTKAVIDAVQTDAAINPGNSGGALVDMEGRVIGINTAIRTDGGGSIGLGFAIPVDVMQNVAQTLIRDGQMHHATMRLSVRTTTVANDVMSGAEVADLTPGGPAARAGIGEGDVIVRVGDREVTSADEFTVAEQLQEIGETVNVRLIRDGRQVDVPVTLESD; this is translated from the coding sequence GTGACAGGCGAATCGACGAATTCCGGATCGGCCGAGCACTCGGATTCGGGGGACAACCGAGGCAATCTGCGGCCCTCCGACGCGCCGACCCTCGGCCCGCGCCCGGTGTACCGGCCCCACATCGACAGCCATACCGCGCGCGCGTTCCGTCGCCCGAACGGCCAGTCCGGTTCGTTCGGTCCGCACGACCCACAGCGGCCGGGCGCCACGCCCGCCGACCAGGCGAGCACCCAGCGCCCGCCCGACGGCGTGCTGGCCGAGGCCTTCGCCCGGCCCGACGGCTCCGACGAGCTGCTGCAGCGCGAACCCGACGCCGACCAGTCGCGTACCGCCGTCGCGGGTCCGGTCGACCCGTGGCGCGATCCGGACGCCGCAGCCCGGCTCGGTGCCCCCGCGGTGAAGACCACGCCCGACGAGCGCCTGCCCGTCGCTCCCCAGCTGACCGCGCGCGAGGTGCTGTTCGGTTCCCGGGTCGCGCCCAAGGCGCTCGCCCTGCTGGCCGTGCTCGCGCTCGCGATCGCTCTCGTCGGCGGACTGGTCGGGCGGATCACCGCCGAGACCGCCTCCACGCTCACCTCGCGCAAGGTGACCCTGGACCAGAGCTCGGGCATCGAGACCCCGCACAGCCCGATCGCCGCCGTCGCCGACGCGGTGCTGCCCTCGGTCGTGTCGATCCGGGCCACCGCGGGCGACAACGGAGCGACCGGTTCCGGCGTAGTGGTCGACGGCGCAGGTTACATCGTCACCAACAACCACGTGATCTCGATAGCCGCGACCGACAAGTCCGGCCGGTCCGCCATCCAGGTGCAGTTCTCCGACGGCACCCGGGTGCCCGCCCAGATCGTCGGCCGTGATCCCAAGACCGACCTCGCGGTGCTCAAGGTCGAGGCCAAGAACCTCACCGTGGCCGATCTGGGCCGCTCCGACGACGTGCAGGTCGGCGACGAGGTGCTGGCGATCGGTTCGCCGCTCGAGCTGAGCAAGACCGTCACCTCCGGAATCGTCAGCGCACTACACCGCCCTGTCAAGCTGGGTGGGGAGGGCACCGACACCAAGGCCGTCATCGATGCCGTGCAGACCGATGCCGCGATCAATCCCGGCAATTCCGGTGGCGCCCTGGTGGATATGGAAGGCCGGGTGATCGGCATCAACACCGCCATTCGCACCGATGGCGGCGGCTCGATCGGCCTCGGCTTCGCCATCCCGGTCGACGTGATGCAGAACGTCGCCCAGACGCTGATCCGCGACGGCCAGATGCACCACGCCACCATGCGCCTGTCCGTCCGCACCACAACGGTGGCCAACGACGTGATGAGCGGCGCCGAGGTGGCCGATCTCACCCCCGGCGGTCCGGCCGCCCGCGCCGGCATCGGCGAGGGCGACGTGATCGTCCGGGTCGGCGACCGCGAGGTGACCAGCGCCGACGAGTTCACCGTGGCCGAGCAGCTGCAGGAGATCGGTGAGACGGTGAACGTGCGGTTGATCCGTGATGGCAGGCAGGTAGACGTGCCGGTCACCCTCGAATCCGACTGA
- a CDS encoding TIGR00730 family Rossman fold protein has translation MSTESADELVGKVKSTPKFRGPVMFRRKRNPGVGTADKHLLDTRQDSEWVHTDPWRVLRIQAEFVEGFGALAEVPPAVTVFGSARTPTDHPEYAAGQAIGAALSEAGFAVITGGGPGAMEAANRGASQAGGYSIGLGIELPFEQGLNEWVDLGINFRYFFVRKTMFVKYSRAFVCLPGGFGTLDELFEALTLVQTRKITRFPIILFGTEYWSGLVTWLRESMATAGKISPDDLDLIQVTDSVEEVVRIIQGQSGDKGDIERLGTEDKW, from the coding sequence ATGTCTACCGAATCCGCGGATGAACTGGTTGGGAAGGTCAAATCGACGCCGAAGTTCCGGGGTCCGGTGATGTTCCGTCGCAAGCGCAACCCCGGCGTGGGAACCGCGGACAAGCACCTGCTCGACACGCGGCAGGACAGCGAGTGGGTACACACCGATCCGTGGCGGGTGCTGCGGATCCAGGCCGAGTTCGTCGAGGGCTTCGGCGCGCTGGCCGAGGTGCCGCCCGCGGTGACGGTGTTCGGCTCGGCGCGCACGCCAACCGACCATCCCGAGTACGCGGCGGGGCAGGCGATCGGCGCCGCGCTCAGCGAGGCGGGCTTCGCGGTGATCACCGGCGGCGGGCCCGGTGCGATGGAGGCCGCCAACCGGGGAGCCTCGCAGGCCGGCGGCTATTCGATCGGCCTCGGGATCGAGTTGCCGTTCGAGCAGGGTCTCAACGAGTGGGTCGACCTCGGCATCAACTTCCGGTACTTCTTCGTCCGCAAGACGATGTTCGTGAAGTACTCGCGCGCCTTCGTCTGCCTGCCCGGTGGCTTCGGCACCCTCGACGAACTGTTCGAGGCGCTGACCCTGGTGCAGACCCGCAAGATCACCCGCTTCCCGATCATCCTGTTCGGCACCGAGTACTGGTCGGGCCTGGTCACCTGGCTGCGCGAATCGATGGCGACCGCGGGCAAGATCTCGCCCGACGATCTCGACCTGATCCAGGTCACCGACAGCGTCGAGGAGGTCGTGCGGATCATCCAGGGTCAGTCGGGCGACAAGGGCGACATCGAGCGCCTCGGCACCGAGGACAAGTGGTGA
- a CDS encoding glucosyl-3-phosphoglycerate synthase yields the protein MKIQHREPAWATTHTWDTPDWAVRELVAAKAGRTVSVVLPALNEEDTVAAVVASIQPLLGTLVDELIVLDSGSTDATAERARAAGAEVITREEAVPELEPLPGKGEVLWRSLACTTGDLIAFVDSDLIDPDPAFVPKLLGPLLTTPGTHLSKAYYRRPLRQGESVDANGGGRVTELVARPLLAALRPELAQVLQPLGGEYAGSRELLTAVPFAPGYGVEIGLLLDTYDQLGMDAITQVNLGVRTHRNRPLSDLGVMSRQILGTALRRSGVADSGAALTQFPMIGGEFIAHSTEVSLEDRPPMKTLRPEQVAA from the coding sequence ATGAAAATCCAACACCGCGAGCCCGCCTGGGCCACTACCCACACCTGGGACACCCCTGACTGGGCGGTGCGCGAACTCGTCGCCGCCAAGGCGGGCCGCACCGTCTCGGTGGTGCTGCCCGCACTGAACGAGGAAGACACCGTCGCCGCCGTGGTGGCCAGTATTCAACCGCTGCTCGGCACGCTCGTCGACGAACTGATCGTGCTCGACTCCGGCTCCACCGACGCCACCGCCGAGCGCGCTCGCGCCGCCGGTGCCGAGGTGATCACCCGCGAGGAAGCCGTCCCCGAGCTCGAGCCGCTCCCCGGCAAGGGCGAGGTGCTGTGGCGCTCGCTGGCCTGCACGACCGGCGATCTCATCGCCTTCGTGGACTCCGACCTGATCGACCCCGATCCGGCGTTCGTGCCCAAGCTGCTCGGCCCGCTGCTGACCACGCCGGGCACGCACCTGTCGAAGGCCTACTACCGGCGCCCGTTGCGCCAGGGCGAGTCCGTGGACGCCAACGGCGGCGGCCGGGTGACCGAGCTCGTCGCCCGGCCCCTGCTGGCCGCGCTGCGCCCCGAACTGGCCCAGGTCCTGCAGCCGCTCGGTGGCGAGTACGCGGGCAGCCGCGAACTGCTCACCGCCGTCCCCTTCGCGCCCGGCTACGGCGTGGAGATCGGCCTGCTGCTCGACACCTACGACCAGCTGGGCATGGACGCCATCACCCAGGTCAACCTGGGCGTGCGCACCCACCGCAACCGTCCGCTGTCCGACCTCGGCGTGATGAGCCGTCAGATCCTCGGCACGGCCCTGCGCCGCAGTGGCGTCGCCGACTCCGGCGCGGCCCTGACCCAGTTCCCGATGATCGGCGGCGAGTTCATCGCCCACTCCACCGAGGTCTCCCTCGAAGACCGTCCCCCGATGAAGACCCTTCGCCCCGAACAGGTCGCGGCGTAG
- the folP gene encoding dihydropteroate synthase has translation MVLPTFCGRPVATDRALVMAIVNRTPDSFYDRGATFSDAAAMERVARAVDEGADLVDIGGVKAGPGTTVDAAEETQRVVPFVAAIRAKYPDLLISVDTWRGQVAAAAVAAGADLINDTWSGADPELVRVAARTGAGIVCSHTGGAVPRTRPHRVRYADVVAEVTATVVAAAENAAAAGVRQDGIVIDPTHDFGKNTYHGLELLRGIDGLVKTGWPVLMALSNKDFIGETLGVGLTERVEGTLAATAWAAAAGARLFRVHEVAETRRVVDMIAAIQGIRPPARTLRGLA, from the coding sequence ATAGTGCTGCCCACCTTCTGCGGGCGGCCGGTGGCCACCGATCGCGCGCTGGTGATGGCCATCGTGAACCGCACGCCCGACTCCTTCTACGACCGCGGCGCCACCTTCAGCGACGCCGCGGCCATGGAGCGGGTCGCGCGTGCGGTCGACGAGGGCGCGGATCTGGTCGACATCGGTGGGGTGAAGGCCGGGCCGGGCACCACCGTGGACGCGGCCGAGGAAACGCAGCGGGTGGTGCCGTTCGTCGCGGCGATCCGGGCGAAGTATCCCGACCTGTTGATCAGTGTGGACACCTGGCGCGGCCAGGTCGCCGCCGCGGCCGTCGCGGCCGGCGCGGACCTGATCAACGACACCTGGTCCGGCGCCGATCCCGAGCTGGTGCGGGTGGCCGCGCGAACCGGTGCCGGGATCGTCTGCAGTCACACCGGGGGCGCTGTTCCGCGCACCCGGCCGCACCGGGTTCGCTACGCCGATGTGGTGGCCGAGGTGACCGCGACGGTGGTCGCCGCGGCCGAAAACGCTGCGGCTGCCGGGGTGCGTCAGGACGGAATAGTGATAGATCCCACGCATGATTTCGGAAAAAACACCTATCACGGGCTCGAGTTGTTGCGCGGAATCGACGGTCTTGTAAAAACCGGATGGCCAGTACTGATGGCACTGAGTAACAAGGATTTTATCGGGGAGACTCTAGGTGTAGGTCTTACCGAGAGGGTCGAGGGCACACTGGCGGCAACCGCATGGGCGGCCGCCGCGGGCGCTCGGCTCTTCCGGGTTCACGAAGTCGCCGAAACCCGTCGGGTCGTGGACATGATCGCCGCGATCCAGGGCATCCGGCCCCCCGCACGAACTCTGCGAGGTCTGGCATGA
- the glgC gene encoding glucose-1-phosphate adenylyltransferase: MRSQPHVLGIVLAGGEGKRLFPLTADRAKPAVPFGGAYRLIDFVLSNLVNAGYLRLCVLTQYKSHSLDRHISQTWRLSGFTGEYITPVPAQQRLGPRWYTGSADAIMQSLNLIYDEDPDYIVVFGADHVYRMDPEQMVASHIASGAGVTVAGIRVPRSEARAFGCIDSDESGRITQFLEKPAHPPGTPDDPNVTFASMGNYVFTTRVLVDAIRADAENSDSDHDMGGDIIPALVASGQAAVYDFADNEVPGATERDRGYWRDVGTIDAFYEAHMDLVSVHPVFNLYNKHWPIRGAAENLPPAKFAQGGLAQESIVGAGSILSAATVRNSVLSSNVVIDDGATVEGSVLMPGVRIGRGAVVRHAILDKNVVVGEREIIGVDLERDRERFAVSNGGVVTVGKGIWVS, translated from the coding sequence GTGAGGAGCCAGCCGCACGTACTCGGGATCGTGCTCGCCGGTGGCGAGGGCAAACGACTGTTTCCGCTCACGGCAGACCGCGCCAAGCCGGCGGTCCCGTTCGGTGGCGCCTACCGACTGATCGATTTCGTACTCAGCAACCTCGTGAACGCGGGCTATCTCCGGCTGTGCGTGCTCACCCAGTACAAATCGCACTCGCTGGATCGCCACATCTCGCAGACCTGGCGGCTGTCCGGATTCACCGGGGAGTACATCACCCCGGTGCCCGCCCAGCAGCGGCTCGGGCCGCGCTGGTACACCGGCAGCGCCGACGCGATCATGCAGTCGCTCAACCTGATCTATGACGAGGACCCGGACTACATCGTGGTCTTCGGCGCCGACCACGTGTACCGGATGGACCCGGAGCAGATGGTCGCCAGCCACATCGCCTCCGGTGCGGGCGTCACCGTGGCCGGGATCCGGGTGCCGCGCAGCGAGGCCAGGGCCTTCGGCTGCATCGACTCCGACGAGTCCGGCCGGATCACCCAGTTCCTGGAGAAGCCCGCCCATCCCCCCGGAACCCCCGACGATCCGAACGTGACGTTCGCGTCGATGGGCAACTACGTGTTCACCACCCGCGTGCTCGTCGACGCGATCCGGGCCGACGCCGAGAACTCCGACTCCGATCACGACATGGGTGGCGACATCATCCCGGCGCTGGTCGCGTCGGGCCAGGCCGCGGTCTACGACTTCGCCGACAACGAGGTGCCCGGCGCCACCGAACGCGACCGCGGCTACTGGCGCGATGTCGGCACCATCGACGCCTTCTACGAGGCGCACATGGACCTGGTCTCGGTACACCCGGTGTTCAACCTCTACAACAAGCACTGGCCGATCCGTGGCGCGGCCGAGAACCTGCCGCCCGCCAAGTTCGCCCAGGGCGGGCTCGCGCAGGAATCCATCGTCGGCGCGGGCTCGATCCTGTCCGCGGCCACCGTGCGCAACTCGGTGCTCAGCTCGAACGTGGTGATCGACGACGGCGCCACCGTCGAGGGCAGTGTGCTCATGCCGGGTGTTCGCATCGGGCGCGGCGCGGTGGTGCGTCACGCCATCCTGGACAAGAACGTGGTGGTCGGCGAACGCGAGATCATCGGCGTCGACCTGGAACGCGACCGCGAGCGTTTCGCGGTCAGCAACGGCGGCGTGGTCACCGTGGGCAAGGGCATCTGGGTGAGCTGA
- the sigE gene encoding RNA polymerase sigma factor SigE: MVDTARPNAPLPDHTLPADLDADQLDELSGTAAFDATGDRAVMPSWDELVREHADRVYRLAYRLSGDAQDAEDLTQDTFIRVFRSLQNYQPGTFEGWLHRITTNLFLDMVRRRNRIRMEALPEDYDRVPAEGPTPEDAYHDARLDPDLQKALDALAPEFRAAVVLCDIEGLSYEEIGATLGVKLGTVRSRIHRGRQALREYLAHNGSEQRYSADAYAG; this comes from the coding sequence ATGGTAGACACGGCGCGTCCCAACGCTCCACTGCCCGATCACACTCTCCCCGCCGATCTCGACGCCGACCAGCTCGACGAACTCTCCGGCACCGCGGCCTTCGACGCCACCGGCGACCGCGCGGTCATGCCCTCCTGGGACGAACTGGTCCGTGAACACGCCGACCGGGTGTACCGGCTGGCCTATCGCCTCTCCGGCGACGCGCAGGACGCCGAGGACCTGACCCAGGACACCTTCATCCGGGTGTTCCGCTCGCTGCAGAACTACCAACCCGGCACCTTCGAGGGCTGGCTGCACCGCATCACCACCAATCTGTTCCTCGACATGGTCCGCCGCCGCAACCGCATCCGGATGGAAGCGCTGCCCGAGGACTACGACCGTGTTCCCGCCGAGGGGCCCACACCCGAGGACGCCTACCACGACGCGCGCCTCGACCCCGACCTGCAGAAAGCACTCGACGCGCTGGCGCCGGAGTTCCGCGCCGCGGTGGTCCTGTGCGACATCGAGGGCCTGTCCTACGAGGAGATCGGCGCGACGCTGGGCGTGAAGCTCGGCACCGTGCGCAGCCGGATCCATCGCGGGCGCCAGGCACTGCGCGAGTACCTTGCGCATAATGGAAGTGAGCAGCGGTACTCCGCTGACGCCTACGCAGGGTGA